The following are encoded together in the Serratia nematodiphila DZ0503SBS1 genome:
- the tehB gene encoding SAM-dependent methyltransferase TehB translates to MEQQLLCYKTLPEWNSDTLPEAFRQRHNTQNGTWAKLTVLSGNLTFAMMTEDGATTETWQFSPESQPPFIEPQQWHRIVSFSDDMTCRLAFYCTPEDYYHKKYELTRTHSEVIEAAARIAPGKALDLGCGGGRNSLYLNLKGFDVTAWDKHAPSIARLNQIIDAEQLTRLSAGVQDLNTHRFSGEYDFILSTVVLMFLERQQIPHIVQNMQDSTVPGGHNLIVAAMDTEDYPCPLPFPFTFKPGELKHYYRDWQILKYNEDVGQLHKTDAAGNRISLRFATLLARKL, encoded by the coding sequence ATGGAGCAGCAGCTGCTTTGCTATAAAACCCTGCCGGAATGGAACAGCGACACACTGCCGGAAGCCTTTCGCCAGCGCCACAACACCCAGAACGGCACCTGGGCGAAGCTCACCGTGCTGAGCGGCAACCTGACGTTCGCCATGATGACCGAAGACGGCGCCACCACCGAGACCTGGCAGTTTAGCCCCGAAAGCCAGCCGCCGTTTATCGAACCGCAGCAGTGGCATCGCATCGTTTCCTTCTCGGACGACATGACCTGCCGGCTGGCGTTCTACTGCACGCCGGAAGATTACTACCACAAGAAATACGAACTGACGCGCACCCACTCCGAAGTGATCGAGGCGGCGGCGCGCATCGCACCGGGCAAGGCGCTGGATCTGGGCTGCGGCGGCGGCCGCAATTCGCTCTATCTCAATCTGAAAGGTTTCGACGTCACCGCCTGGGACAAGCACGCGCCGTCGATAGCTCGCCTCAATCAGATCATCGACGCCGAGCAGCTGACCCGCCTGAGCGCCGGGGTGCAGGATCTCAATACTCACCGCTTCAGCGGCGAGTACGACTTCATCCTGTCCACCGTGGTGTTGATGTTTCTCGAGCGCCAGCAGATCCCGCATATCGTGCAAAACATGCAGGACAGCACCGTGCCCGGCGGCCATAATCTGATCGTGGCGGCGATGGATACCGAAGATTATCCCTGCCCGCTGCCGTTCCCGTTCACCTTCAAGCCGGGCGAGCTGAAGCACTATTACCGCGACTGGCAGATCCTCAAATACAACGAGGACGTCGGCCAACTGCACAAGACCGACGCCGCCGGCAACCGCATCTCGCTGCGCTTCGCCACCCTGCTGGCGCGCAAGCTATAA
- a CDS encoding 2OG-Fe(II) oxygenase has protein sequence MSGALAARLAELDWAAIERELDAQGGARLPGVLSAELCRQLAALYPHGEHFRSRIVMARHGFGRGEYQYFAYPLPPPVAEVRGLLYARLAPLANRWNAMLGLTARYPAEHEAYLTECHQAGQRRPTPLLLRYTEGDYNCLHQDLYGERVFPLQVAFLLSAPGQDFTGGEFVLTEQRPRMQSRPEVVPLQQGDAVVFAVHHRPVAGARGYYRVNLRHGVSRIRTGQRHTLGVIFHDAL, from the coding sequence ATGAGCGGCGCGCTGGCGGCGCGGTTGGCCGAATTGGACTGGGCGGCGATCGAACGCGAACTTGATGCGCAAGGGGGGGCGCGCCTGCCGGGCGTGCTCAGCGCCGAGCTGTGCCGGCAATTGGCGGCGCTTTATCCGCATGGCGAACATTTTCGCAGCCGCATCGTCATGGCGCGCCACGGTTTTGGCCGCGGCGAGTACCAGTATTTTGCGTATCCGTTACCGCCCCCGGTGGCCGAAGTGCGCGGCCTGCTGTACGCGCGGTTGGCGCCGTTGGCCAATCGCTGGAACGCCATGCTGGGTCTGACGGCGCGCTATCCCGCCGAACACGAGGCTTACCTGACTGAATGTCATCAGGCCGGCCAGCGGCGGCCAACGCCGCTGCTGTTGCGTTACACGGAGGGGGATTACAACTGCCTGCATCAGGATCTGTACGGCGAACGGGTGTTTCCGCTGCAGGTGGCGTTCCTGCTTTCCGCCCCCGGGCAGGATTTCACCGGCGGCGAGTTTGTGCTGACCGAGCAGCGGCCGCGGATGCAGAGCCGGCCGGAGGTGGTGCCCTTGCAGCAGGGGGACGCGGTGGTGTTCGCGGTGCACCATCGGCCGGTGGCCGGAGCGAGAGGCTACTATCGGGTCAATCTGCGCCACGGCGTCAGCCGGATACGCACCGGCCAACGCCACACGCTAGGGGTGATCTTTCACGACGCGTTATAG
- the ada gene encoding bifunctional DNA-binding transcriptional regulator/O6-methylguanine-DNA methyltransferase Ada: MKNVIDSADPRWLAIVSRDKHADGRFIYAVKTTGVYCSPSCPSRQPNRQNVELFDDAEQAEAAGYRPCKRCRQGLTPLTEQHARQIAEACRYIERAEKAPSLQTLARHIGLSQYHFHRLFKAITGLTPKGYADAQRSQRLRTGLSQQETVTDAIFDAGYGANGRFYQQANAALGMTPKAYRAGGKGMRIHFAVGRCSLGEILAAQSEVGICAILLGDDAQQLVQDLQDKFPNAELIGGDAQYEALMAQVVGLIEAPESGLALPLDIRGTAFQQRVWRALQAIPVGETVSYADIARRIGAPKAVRAVAGACAANVLAVAIPCHRVVRNGGALSGYRWGVERKKALLEKEAQR; this comes from the coding sequence ATGAAAAACGTAATCGACAGCGCCGATCCGCGCTGGCTGGCGATCGTCAGCCGCGACAAGCACGCCGACGGCCGCTTTATCTACGCGGTGAAAACCACCGGCGTGTATTGCTCGCCTTCCTGCCCGTCACGCCAGCCGAATCGGCAAAACGTGGAGCTGTTCGACGATGCGGAACAGGCGGAGGCGGCGGGTTATCGGCCCTGCAAACGCTGCCGCCAGGGGCTGACGCCGTTGACGGAGCAGCATGCGCGGCAGATCGCCGAGGCCTGCCGCTATATCGAACGGGCGGAGAAAGCGCCGTCGCTGCAGACGCTGGCGCGCCACATCGGGTTGAGCCAATACCATTTCCACCGGCTGTTCAAAGCGATCACCGGCCTGACGCCGAAAGGCTACGCCGACGCGCAGCGTAGCCAGCGCTTGCGCACCGGTCTTTCGCAGCAGGAGACGGTGACCGACGCGATCTTCGACGCCGGCTATGGCGCCAACGGCCGCTTCTACCAGCAAGCCAACGCCGCGCTGGGCATGACGCCGAAGGCCTACCGGGCGGGCGGCAAAGGCATGCGCATCCATTTCGCCGTCGGGCGCTGTTCGCTGGGCGAGATCCTGGCGGCGCAGAGCGAGGTGGGCATTTGCGCCATTCTGCTGGGGGACGATGCGCAGCAGCTGGTGCAGGATCTGCAGGATAAATTCCCCAACGCCGAGCTGATCGGCGGTGACGCGCAGTATGAAGCGCTGATGGCGCAGGTGGTGGGCCTGATCGAAGCGCCGGAGAGCGGGCTGGCGCTGCCGCTGGATATTCGCGGCACTGCGTTTCAACAGCGGGTCTGGCGGGCGCTGCAGGCGATACCGGTCGGCGAAACCGTCAGCTATGCCGATATCGCCCGGCGCATCGGCGCGCCGAAGGCGGTGCGCGCGGTGGCCGGCGCCTGCGCCGCCAACGTGCTGGCGGTGGCAATCCCCTGTCACCGGGTGGTGCGCAACGGCGGCGCCTTGTCCGGTTATCGCTGGGGCGTCGAGCGCAAGAAAGCCTTGCTGGAAAAGGAGGCGCAGCGATGA
- a CDS encoding universal stress protein codes for MKGYRHILVLIHNERDGLPLLRQTAAMVRGKPIALTVGHLNADYAELEYGSDALIKDRQAQEVIAAKAMLSRLVSAVDVPVAVKEIVTIRRFKDVSDFIHQAGIDLVVVGHQNRLFGLYSSYSLEFVNRLDVDVLVKHLARE; via the coding sequence ATGAAAGGCTATCGACATATTCTGGTGCTGATTCATAACGAGCGTGATGGGTTGCCGTTGCTGCGTCAAACGGCGGCGATGGTGCGCGGTAAGCCCATCGCCCTCACCGTCGGCCATCTTAACGCCGACTACGCCGAGCTGGAGTACGGCAGCGATGCGTTAATCAAGGATCGCCAGGCGCAGGAAGTGATCGCCGCCAAGGCGATGCTGAGCCGGTTGGTGAGCGCCGTCGATGTGCCGGTCGCGGTCAAGGAGATTGTCACCATTCGGCGCTTTAAGGACGTGAGCGATTTTATTCACCAGGCCGGCATCGATCTGGTGGTGGTCGGGCACCAAAACCGCCTGTTCGGCCTCTATTCCTCGTATTCCCTGGAGTTTGTGAACCGTCTCGATGTCGATGTGTTGGTCAAGCATCTTGCTCGCGAGTAG
- a CDS encoding DUF1615 domain-containing protein has product MPISRLFHPMPFRWLSLAALLALAGCTSKTTTTAPAARPADVKARLMTLIPANAGDRQGWATDITAAFAAQGIEPSDENLCSVLAVTEQESTFQANPQVPGLPKIAWKEIDRRADQMHIPNFLVHTALKISSSNGQSYSERLDKVRTEKDLSDIFDDMIDRVPMGQKLFGHLNPVHTGGPMQVSIAFAEAHAKGYPYPVDGSIRREVFSRRGGMYFGIMHLLGYPADYSRPIYRFADFNAGWYASRNAAFQNAVSRASAIPLALDGDLIDFSSDKPGSTELAVRTLGKRLNMSDSAIRRALEKGDTADFADTDLYKKVFALAGGKLPREMLPGIQLESPKITRKLTTAWFAKRVDERRQRCMARAGG; this is encoded by the coding sequence ATGCCGATATCTCGTTTATTCCACCCGATGCCCTTCCGTTGGCTGAGCCTGGCCGCGCTGCTGGCGCTGGCGGGCTGTACCAGCAAAACCACCACCACGGCGCCGGCGGCGCGCCCCGCCGACGTCAAAGCCCGACTGATGACGCTGATCCCGGCCAACGCCGGCGATCGTCAGGGCTGGGCCACCGATATTACCGCCGCCTTCGCCGCGCAGGGCATTGAACCGAGCGATGAGAACCTGTGTTCGGTGCTGGCGGTGACCGAACAAGAGTCGACATTCCAGGCTAACCCGCAGGTGCCGGGGCTGCCGAAGATCGCCTGGAAAGAGATCGACCGCCGTGCCGATCAGATGCACATCCCGAACTTTTTGGTGCATACCGCGTTGAAGATCTCGTCGTCGAACGGCCAGAGCTACAGTGAGCGTCTGGATAAGGTGCGCACGGAGAAGGATCTGAGCGATATCTTCGATGACATGATCGACCGCGTGCCGATGGGACAGAAGCTGTTCGGCCATTTGAACCCGGTACATACCGGCGGCCCGATGCAGGTGAGCATCGCCTTCGCCGAGGCGCACGCCAAAGGGTATCCTTATCCGGTCGACGGCTCGATTCGCCGCGAAGTTTTCAGCCGGCGCGGCGGCATGTACTTCGGCATTATGCATTTGCTGGGGTACCCGGCCGATTACAGCCGGCCGATTTACCGCTTTGCCGACTTCAACGCCGGCTGGTACGCCAGCCGCAACGCGGCGTTCCAAAACGCGGTCAGCCGGGCGAGCGCCATTCCGCTGGCGCTGGACGGCGATCTGATCGACTTCAGCAGCGACAAGCCCGGCTCGACCGAGCTGGCGGTGCGCACGCTCGGCAAGCGCCTGAACATGAGCGACAGCGCCATTCGCCGGGCGCTTGAGAAAGGCGATACGGCTGACTTTGCCGATACCGACCTGTATAAGAAGGTCTTTGCGTTGGCGGGCGGCAAGCTGCCGCGTGAGATGCTGCCGGGTATTCAGCTGGAAAGCCCGAAAATCACCCGCAAGCTGACCACCGCCTGGTTCGCCAAGCGGGTGGATGAACGCCGGCAGCGCTGCATGGCGCGCGCCGGCGGGTAA
- a CDS encoding alpha-keto acid decarboxylase family protein: protein MKITIGSFILQQLHALNVDRIYGVPGDYNLSLLELLESDERLAFVGNCNELNASYAADGYARMKGAGALIVTYGVGDLAALSGIAGAYAESSPVVCIAGTPPLHAMKNHQLLHHTLGDGNFDNVMNCFKQFTVAQALITPENAAQEIPRVISRAWIEKKPVYLQLPSDICDIEIEVAEAAAAPQLPASDKYNVQLAAMALLTKIKRAQRPIILVDQMVDRYRLQQLVIDVAHRFAIPLTNMPTAKCIIPENTAGWMGGYSGNLSRPELYERMAHSDCVLSFGVRLVDSTTGYFSQQIPAAAQVDIQPFSMTLDNTSYPAVATADLLQALLDLSEDAPAQLLSPLADPRDKLATPSDAPIDQAYLWQRIQRFIQADDVVVVENGTSGAAIGGMRMPGGVKVVNQPIWGSIGYTLPALLGTLMAAPERRHLLFIGDGSFQLTAQEVSTLLRCEQKPIIFLINNDGYTIERYILGENSSYNDISPWDYAKLPAVLNTQAQPFSVAVETTQQLEMALEHASRQDRLAFIEVKVPMMDTPPVMKEFCNRCNSFNFGLTNPRRSA from the coding sequence ATGAAAATAACTATCGGGTCATTCATTCTGCAACAGCTTCACGCCCTGAACGTCGATCGTATTTACGGCGTGCCCGGCGACTATAACCTCAGCCTGCTGGAGCTGTTGGAAAGCGACGAACGGCTGGCGTTCGTCGGCAACTGCAATGAATTGAACGCCTCCTACGCCGCCGACGGCTACGCACGGATGAAAGGCGCCGGCGCGCTGATCGTCACCTACGGCGTCGGCGATCTGGCCGCGCTGTCCGGCATCGCCGGCGCCTATGCCGAATCTTCGCCGGTGGTCTGCATCGCCGGCACGCCGCCGCTGCACGCGATGAAGAATCATCAGCTATTGCACCATACCCTGGGCGACGGCAATTTCGACAACGTCATGAACTGCTTTAAACAATTCACCGTCGCTCAGGCTCTTATCACGCCGGAAAATGCCGCGCAGGAAATTCCACGCGTTATTTCTCGCGCCTGGATAGAGAAGAAACCGGTGTATTTACAGCTGCCGTCTGATATTTGCGATATCGAAATTGAAGTCGCCGAAGCCGCAGCAGCGCCGCAATTGCCGGCGAGCGATAAATACAATGTGCAATTGGCGGCAATGGCGCTGTTAACCAAAATAAAGCGCGCGCAGCGCCCGATCATATTGGTCGACCAAATGGTGGATCGCTACCGGTTGCAGCAGTTGGTTATCGATGTCGCTCACCGCTTCGCCATACCGCTGACCAACATGCCAACCGCCAAATGCATTATCCCGGAAAATACCGCCGGCTGGATGGGCGGCTACAGCGGCAACCTGTCGCGCCCCGAATTGTATGAACGCATGGCCCACTCAGACTGCGTGCTGAGTTTCGGCGTGCGTCTGGTGGACTCCACCACCGGCTATTTCTCGCAGCAAATTCCCGCCGCCGCTCAGGTGGATATTCAGCCGTTCTCGATGACGTTGGACAACACCTCCTACCCGGCGGTAGCGACGGCGGATCTGCTGCAGGCGCTGCTGGATCTGAGCGAAGACGCGCCGGCGCAGCTTTTATCACCGCTGGCCGATCCGCGTGACAAGCTGGCGACGCCGAGCGACGCGCCTATCGACCAGGCCTATCTGTGGCAGCGGATCCAACGCTTCATCCAGGCGGATGATGTGGTGGTGGTGGAAAACGGCACCTCGGGCGCGGCCATCGGCGGCATGCGCATGCCGGGCGGCGTCAAGGTGGTCAACCAACCGATTTGGGGCTCGATCGGTTATACCCTGCCGGCGCTGCTCGGAACCCTGATGGCGGCCCCTGAGCGCCGTCACCTGCTGTTCATCGGCGACGGCTCCTTCCAGCTTACCGCGCAGGAAGTGTCCACTCTGCTGCGCTGCGAACAAAAGCCGATCATCTTCCTGATCAACAACGACGGTTACACTATCGAACGCTATATCCTCGGCGAAAACTCGTCCTACAACGACATCAGCCCGTGGGACTACGCCAAACTGCCGGCGGTATTGAATACCCAGGCGCAGCCGTTCAGCGTGGCGGTGGAAACCACACAACAGCTGGAAATGGCCCTGGAACACGCCTCACGGCAGGATCGGCTGGCGTTTATCGAGGTGAAAGTGCCGATGATGGACACGCCGCCGGTGATGAAAGAGTTCTGTAACCGCTGCAACAGCTTTAACTTCGGCCTGACCAACCCGCGCCGCAGCGCCTGA
- the leuE gene encoding leucine efflux protein LeuE, which yields MLESFGVLNLWTYLAGVVFIIILPGPNTLYVLKTGISRGVRAGYTAALGVFIGDAILIFCAYIGVASLIRTTPFLFTLVRFLGAIYLLFLGAKILYATFVQKAQAQQQQIEGGHSILRKSLTLSLTNPKAILFYVSFFVQFIDFNYAHTGLSFTILALILEAVSFIYMSTLIFSGAMLAHFFNHKKGLAKLGNGLIGLLFLGFATRLATLSS from the coding sequence GTGTTAGAGAGTTTTGGCGTCCTGAATTTATGGACCTATTTGGCCGGGGTGGTCTTCATCATCATTCTGCCGGGGCCGAATACGCTGTACGTGCTGAAAACCGGCATATCGCGCGGCGTGCGCGCCGGCTACACCGCGGCGCTGGGCGTGTTTATCGGCGATGCGATCCTGATCTTCTGCGCCTATATCGGCGTGGCGTCGCTGATCCGCACCACGCCGTTCCTGTTTACCCTGGTGCGTTTTCTCGGCGCGATTTACCTGCTGTTCCTCGGTGCAAAAATCCTCTACGCCACCTTCGTGCAGAAGGCGCAGGCGCAACAGCAGCAAATTGAAGGCGGCCACAGCATTCTGCGCAAGTCGCTGACGCTGAGCCTGACCAACCCGAAAGCCATTCTGTTTTACGTGTCGTTCTTCGTGCAGTTCATCGACTTCAACTACGCGCACACCGGGCTGTCGTTCACCATTCTGGCGCTGATCCTCGAAGCCGTCAGCTTTATCTACATGAGCACGCTGATCTTCTCCGGCGCGATGCTGGCGCATTTCTTCAACCACAAGAAAGGCCTGGCGAAGCTCGGCAACGGCCTGATCGGCCTGCTGTTCCTCGGTTTCGCCACCCGTCTGGCGACCCTGAGCTCGTGA